The DNA window AGGATAGATCGTGACTTCAGTTAAAGAACCACCAACATAAGGCATCATCTCTGTTATAGTGAACCTGGTAGCAACAGCCCATTCTCCGCCGTTTGTCAAGCCCAATGAACCTGCATATTCTCCATTATCATGTTGGATCCAACCTTCTTCTCCACCTTCTTCGGGTGCAGTCCAGGTAAGGTGAACGCTCTGATCAGCATTATTCGCTTCTGCTGTCAGATCTGTAACTCCAGCTCCGGGCCAGATTATGTTTGTTACAGTGAAATCGTCAATCATGATTCCGGTTCCAATCGGTTCATCTCCATCAGATTGGAAATAAATACGGAAGATAGAATCTGTTCCTTCATACATATCATGTCCGTCCAAACGTCCATCTAAAGTGTAAGATTCGACCATGGAAGACCAGATATCAGGTGCATCTGAATAAACATAATTTGGTGAGCCGTCATCAAAAGGATTGCTCATATAATACCAGGTCGAACCTCCATCAGGAGAAACTTCCCAACCAAAGAAATCAACTTCCGGGAAAGTATCGTTATCATCAAAGAAACCTTTAAGCATAAAATCAACATGTATTTCACCAGCTTCCGGCATTGTGATGGGAGGAGATTCCAAATAATTAAGCATATTGATATTATATGTTCCCTGATCATTCTGGCAGATCATAGCATGAGTTGGAGAAGGAGCATCCCCGGGTTCACCCAGATACCAGATGTCTCCACCAACAGGAACGATACTTGTAAAAGTCATTCCCTGTTCATTACCATCATCAAAATCATGGTTAAAATCACCAAGCGAGATATTATCAACAGCAAAACCAAACATACTGGCATCATCCTGGGTACAATAAGCAGGATCGGAAGCAAAAGCAAAACGGATCATAACATCCTGTCCCGCATAAGCGGAAAGGTCAAAATCCGCTTCCTGCCAACCGGGACCAAATCCGCACCAGCCGGGGACATTAGGACCTTCACCATGTTCAAATCCGAAACTATAAAGAGATTGATTTGTGTAAGCTGGAGTTCCATTTTCTAAAACAGTCCAACTCGTTCCACCATTGGTTGAAATTCTGATATTACATCCGTCCCAACCATCATAAGGTGGTTCTGCTCCTTCCGGTAGTTCACATCGATAAGTAAAATCAAAAGTTAGATGACCTCCTGTGGGAACAGTAATTTCCGGAGTATCAAGAACAACATAAAGATGGTTGATATATCCACCAAGTTCTGGATCTCCCATCCACCAGGAAAGACCGGTTCCATCCGGTGTAATGAAATCATCGAGATGCCACATGGAAGCAGGCAGAGTACCATCATAATGAGTCCAACCACCCATTCCATCTTCAAAATCCTCTAAATAGACGACTACTTCATCCCTTAAAACATTTCTTGCTTTAAAAGCACTTTCTTGTGATTTTTGTTCGATAAAATTGCTGTCTGAAAAAAGACTCAAGACAAAAACCACGACCATTAAACTAATAAATAGTTTCTTCATTCTAACCTCCTGTAATTTTTCTTTTCTATTTATTTTCTTCACTTCGGTAAAAACTCTTTTCACCCTATTTTGTCAAACACTTTTCTTATTATTATTAAAACTTTATTTCCGCATTTTTTATTCCAGAGCGGACATATATTTCATAAGATCAACTATCCGGCAGGAATATCCCCATTCATTATCATACCAGCTGAGAAGTTTCACCAGGTTGCCATTCACCATTGTGACTTTGGAATCAAAGATGGATGAATGCGGATTTCCAATAATATCAGTTGAAACAAGCGGTGTTTCGGAATACTCGAGAATATCTTTCAAATAAGTTTCAGATGCTTCTTTTATGAATTGGTTCACTTCTTCAATCGATGTTTCTCTATCCAAAGTGATAGTAACATCTACCAGTGAACCATTCGGAGTCGGAACCCTGACAGCCATTCCGTCGATCTTACCGGAAAGATCGGGAATGACTTTCCCGGTGGCAGCTGCAGCTCCTGTTGTTGTCGGAATAATGTTCAGAGCAGCAGCTCTGGCTCTTCTCAGATCTTTATGAGGAAAATCAAGAATGCGTTGGTCGCTGGTATAGGAATGGATGGTTGTCATAAAAGCTGATTTAACTTTAAATTTATCGGTAATTACTTTCATCACGGGAGCCAGACAATTTGTCGTGCAGGATGCATTGGATACTATTTTATGTTCAGGTTTCAGAGTTTCATGATTAACTCCCATGACGATAGTAGCGTCAACTTTATCTTTTGCCGGAGCGGAAATGACCACTTTTTTTGCTCCTGCAGTAAGATGTTTGGAAGCACCTTCTTTTGATCTGAAAATCCCGGTAGATTCGATAACTGTATCGATTTTCATTTCTTTCCAGGGAAGATTTTCCGGTTGTTTTTCAGATAAAATCTGAATTTCCTTTCCGTTCACGATCAGCAGACTGTCACTTGTTTTTACATCATATTTGTAAATTCCGTGAACAGAATCATATTTCAGAAGATGAGCAAGTGTTTTTGCATCTGTAATGTCATTAATAGCGACGATATTGAATTCTTTCTCTTCAAATAAAGCCCGGAAGACGAGTCTTCCAATTCTGCCAAAACCATTAATGGCAATGTTTTTCATTTATACCTCCGATTTGGTTTTTTTTTATAAAGTTCTAAAAAGTCCGAAATTCACATTTTGCAAAAATGTGCTACCTTTAGATCATTATCGATTTATCGGCAGAACCGGTAATTTTAACTAATTCTTCTACAGCATTCTGTACGGAATTTTCTGCTTTGACCATCCATTTTCGTGGATCGAATCTTTTCTTATCCGGGAAATAACTATTTTCCGCAATACCTGTCGGTCGCACGATCGCATCTTTTTCTTTTTCCCAATAAGCCTGAACTGCAGCAGCCATTTCCATCTGATACCTTGTATCTTTGTTGATCTTGACGACTCCGTTTCTGATCGCATCCTGCTGTTGTTGGGCAGTCAAGCCGGAAGCACCGTGCAGAACGATCCCTCTTTCAATATTATTGGAAATTAAAAGTTCGTCTATTTCTTTGATCAAGTCTAATTTCAATTTGACCTGATGACCTTTAGTTACGCCATGATTCGTCCCGACAGAAGCAGCAAACAGATCAACATCGGTTTTCTGTACAAATTCCAGAGCTTCTTCCGGTTTTGTATATAATTCCGTATCGGAAACGATCTCATCTTCCGAACCTTTAATATAACCGATCTCACCTTCGACCAGGACACCATGTTTATGAGCGACTTCAACAACTTCTGCGGAAATCCTGATATTCTCTTCAAATTCTTCATGAGAAGCATCGATCATAACAGAGGAAACAAGATCATTCTCAATGCAGTAAACGATGAAATCAAAGTAGTTAGGAGTGGCATGATCAATGTGCAATCCAATCCCGGAATTGTGATATTGCCCGGCAATGATCTTGATCATGGAAGAGATAAGTTCAGCTCCGGTATTCATATCTTTGGTATTTCCGGCTGCATATTTTACAGCTCCTGAACTCATCTGCAGGAGACCATCGGATTTCTGGGCTTCATAACCCTGAATAACTCCCCTGATCACGCTGTCAAAAACAACATTTGAAGCAATGATGCCAAATCTTTCTTTTTTTGCTTTGAGAAAAACCTTCTTTAATTTATCACCTTTCAAGAACATTCTAACCTCCCCAAAAAATTATTTATCACTTGCTTCTATCTCGTCGAAAAGGTTACTTTCACCCTTCAACTCTTTGGTCATAAAACGGGCAGATTCATGCAGATCTCCCTCCGGATATTTTTCTAAAAATTCTTCAAAGAGCTTGATCGCTTCTCCCTGTTTATTCATTTCTTCCGCATAAAGGAAAGCTTTCATGAACATTGCTTTATAGTCGTCCGTATTGTTTGGATAATACTTCATAACTTTGTCGTAATAGAAGATCGCATCCTGATATCTTCTGTTTTTCTGAGCATTTTCCGCTTTCGTGAAATATTCTTCCGGAGTTAATTTGATGACAAGTCTGTCAGGATATTTTTTCAGATTATATTTTACTTCAAATTCTTTTGTCACTTCCTCAAATTTCGTTTTTGCCAGGTCTTTGGTCATGCTCATTTTGATTTTTTCTTTTATTTCTTCAAAAGGTTGGGGATCTGCCGGATGATCTTCCAGAATTCTAAAAAACACAAACTCATCTTTTGAATTCTTGAAAACTTCACTCATCTGATCAGGATCTGTTTCCCATATTTTCTGGGAATAAATTTCATCTTTTCCAATTCCAGGAACAATCCCGTTTTGATAAATATAATCGAGAATTCCGTTCTTTTCAGGATGGATCGAGTTTTCTTCGATCAGTTTTGTAATTGAATCTTCATTTTCTTTTTTTACAGCTTTTTCGACCTTCTTCAAAACATCATTAGCTTTATCTTCCTTATCGAAATAAAATGCCTGGATTTTCCTATATGGTTTGGAACTGAATTTATCAAGATTATTATCATAAAATTCCCGTATCTTATCGTCTCCAAGATCGAGTTTATCAACGACAAGCTGATTATAAACTGTTCTCAACATCACTGTTTTTTTTGTCTGTTCGATCGTATCAACTGCATCCTCTTTCTTATCAAATCCCTGTTC is part of the Candidatus Cloacimonadota bacterium genome and encodes:
- the gap gene encoding type I glyceraldehyde-3-phosphate dehydrogenase, with amino-acid sequence MKNIAINGFGRIGRLVFRALFEEKEFNIVAINDITDAKTLAHLLKYDSVHGIYKYDVKTSDSLLIVNGKEIQILSEKQPENLPWKEMKIDTVIESTGIFRSKEGASKHLTAGAKKVVISAPAKDKVDATIVMGVNHETLKPEHKIVSNASCTTNCLAPVMKVITDKFKVKSAFMTTIHSYTSDQRILDFPHKDLRRARAAALNIIPTTTGAAAATGKVIPDLSGKIDGMAVRVPTPNGSLVDVTITLDRETSIEEVNQFIKEASETYLKDILEYSETPLVSTDIIGNPHSSIFDSKVTMVNGNLVKLLSWYDNEWGYSCRIVDLMKYMSALE
- a CDS encoding class II fructose-bisphosphate aldolase — its product is MFLKGDKLKKVFLKAKKERFGIIASNVVFDSVIRGVIQGYEAQKSDGLLQMSSGAVKYAAGNTKDMNTGAELISSMIKIIAGQYHNSGIGLHIDHATPNYFDFIVYCIENDLVSSVMIDASHEEFEENIRISAEVVEVAHKHGVLVEGEIGYIKGSEDEIVSDTELYTKPEEALEFVQKTDVDLFAASVGTNHGVTKGHQVKLKLDLIKEIDELLISNNIERGIVLHGASGLTAQQQQDAIRNGVVKINKDTRYQMEMAAAVQAYWEKEKDAIVRPTGIAENSYFPDKKRFDPRKWMVKAENSVQNAVEELVKITGSADKSIMI
- a CDS encoding tetratricopeptide repeat protein, coding for MISKDFSKKISIVVLTFITLFLISEEIPGDKVLAEFDGGQITMSQLEERINNIPPFYQSRYKTEEGKISLLDMMCTEELFYLEAVAAGLENDEDVNMKSDTQIKSTLSRMRKQDLIENEFIITEEEKHEYFIQNQDKFPGKTYEEAISSVEAKLRNDKQKDFLDKKKAEFFEKYNVVIDTTVIESINIKNIDENEAILDEQFVFSSEPRMEKNVALFIDYFKGLPPQRQETINSPEKLKEHINELVETDVFYFDALEQGFDKKEDAVDTIEQTKKTVMLRTVYNQLVVDKLDLGDDKIREFYDNNLDKFSSKPYRKIQAFYFDKEDKANDVLKKVEKAVKKENEDSITKLIEENSIHPEKNGILDYIYQNGIVPGIGKDEIYSQKIWETDPDQMSEVFKNSKDEFVFFRILEDHPADPQPFEEIKEKIKMSMTKDLAKTKFEEVTKEFEVKYNLKKYPDRLVIKLTPEEYFTKAENAQKNRRYQDAIFYYDKVMKYYPNNTDDYKAMFMKAFLYAEEMNKQGEAIKLFEEFLEKYPEGDLHESARFMTKELKGESNLFDEIEASDK